A single region of the Silene latifolia isolate original U9 population chromosome 8, ASM4854445v1, whole genome shotgun sequence genome encodes:
- the LOC141595949 gene encoding putative beta-1,3-galactosyltransferase 2 encodes MSVKRPGFGGNELLLSRKFLPRKFVILLCIGSFCAGMFFTNRIWTVPEEKDVRTTVGSRDQSKLIDHGRRQLVRHESNPDSGEFSTKNNNGIPTLEKTISKLEGELAVARATQESLLIGSPTSENLQDAVTTKRKYLMVVGINTAFNSRKRRDSVRATWMPQGDKRKRLEEEKGIVIRFVIGHSSTPGGILDKAIEAEDRKHGDFLRLEHVEGYLELSAKTKTYFATAVSLWDSDFYVKVDDDVHVNIATLGNTLARLRSKPRVYIGCMKSGPILAKKGVRYQEPEHWKFGGEGNKYFRHATGQLYAISNDLATYIAINQHLLHKYVNEDVSLGSWLIGLDVSHIDDKRICCGTPPDCEWKAQAGNTCVASFDWTCSGICRSDERIHEVHQRCGEGDDAIWETAF; translated from the exons ATGTCGGTGAAGAGACCTGGATTTGGTGGAAATGAATTATTATTATCAAGAAAATTTTTGCCTAGAAAATTTGTTATTTTGTTGTGCATTGGTAGTTTTTGTGCTGGAATGTTCTTCACTAATAG GATCTGGACAGTACCGGAAGAAAAAGATGTACGAACTACAGTTGGAAGCAGAGATCAGAGCAAATTGATTGATCATGGCCGAAGACAG CTTGTACGGCATGAGTCAAATCCTGACTCTGGAGAGTTCTCCACCAAAAACAATAACGGCATACC GACATTGGAGAAAACAATTTCAAAATTGGAGGGAGAATTAGCTGTTGCAAGGGCAACACAGGAATCACTGCTGATCGGATCTCCTACATCAGAGAACCTGCAGGATGCTGTAACTACTAAAAGAAAATATTTAATGGTTGTTGGGATTAACACTGCTTTCAACAGCCGGAAACGTAGAGATTCAGTTCGTGCAACTTGGATGCCTCAGG GAGACAAAAGAAAGAGGTTGGAGGAAGAAAAAGGCATTGTTATACGGTTTGTTATCGGCCACAG TTCAACTCCTGGTGGAATTCTTGATAAAGCTATTGAGGCAGAAGATAGAAAACATGGAGACTTTTTGAGATTG GAACACGTAGAGGGCTACTTGGAACTATCAGCAAAGACAAAGACTTACTTTGCTACCGCTGTCAGTTTATGGGATTCTGACTTTTACGTAAAAGTCGATGATGATGTTCATGTTAATATAG CAACACTAGGGAACACCCTAGCCAGACTGCGGTCAAAGCCGAGGGTGTACATTGGGTGCATGAAGTCCGGGCCAATCCTTGCTAAAAA GGGAGTAAGATATCAAGAACCAGAACATTGGAAATTTGGCGGAGAGGGAAACAAATATTTCCGGCATGCAACTGGACAACTATATGCTATTTCAAATGACTTGGCTACTTACATAGCAATAAATCA GCATCTACTACACAAGTACGTGAACGAAGATGTCTCATTAGGGTCATGGCTGATAGGTTTAGACGTTTCGCACATTGATGACAAGAGAATATGCTGTGGTACTCCGCCAG ATTGCGAGTGGAAAGCTCAAGCAGGGAACACTTGTGTGGCCTCATTCGACTGGACCTGTAGCGGGATTTGTCGATCTGATGAAAGGATCCATGAAGTTCACCAGCGTTGTGGAGAAGGCGATGATGCCATTTGGGAAACCGCTTTCTAG
- the LOC141595950 gene encoding uncharacterized protein LOC141595950 — translation MAGRYGRKYAKNEDFEEGEVWGIMEDKKEMNNSISKPRKPMKDSSFFTNSSSSSRVFTAPRMIPKSSSSEVFTGGKKMSSAPLDIPDWSKIYGKTSKKNKNNSNNNNNIKNVVNDHHGECNNNYINININGYNNGHDGRDHYYEDDDEDDDDIDGMMPPHEYLARKLARNQISSFSVYEGIGRTLKGRDLSKVRNAILSKTGFLE, via the coding sequence ATGGCAGGAAGATATGGAAGAAAATATGCAAAAAATGAAGATTTTGAGGAAGGAGAAGTATGGGGAATAATGGAAGATAAAAAAGAGATGAATAATTCAATCTCAAAACCTAGAAAACCCATGAAAGATTCATCATTTTTTACCAATTCTTCCTCATCTTCTAGAGTTTTTACTGCTCCAAGAATGATACCTAAATCATCATCTTCTGAAGTTTTTACTGGTGGTAAAAAAATGTCTTCTGCTCCTTTGGACATCCCTGATTGGTCCAAAATTTATGGTAAGAcatctaaaaaaaataaaaataattccaataataataataatattaagaatGTTGTTAATGATCATCATGGTGAgtgtaataataattatattaatattaatattaatggTTATAATAATGGTCACGATGGTCGTGACCATTATTAtgaggatgacgatgaagatgatgatgatatcGACGGAATGATGCCACCACATGAGTACCTTGCTAGGAAATTAGCAAGGAACCAAATCTCTTCATTTTCAGTTTATGAAGGAATTGGTAGGACTCTTAAAGGTAGAGACCTTAGTAAGGTGAGGAATGCCATTTTATCTAAGACGGGTTTTTTAGAGTGA
- the LOC141595952 gene encoding calcium-dependent protein kinase 33-like isoform X2 has protein sequence MCIMVSMIKATDFGLSVFIEEGKVYHDVAGSAYYVAPEVLERNYGKESDIWSAGIILYILLCGVPPFWAETENGIFDAILKGKIDFESDPWPSISSSAKDLVTKMLNPDPKKRITPEEVLAHPWMIEGGDASDKPIDSAVLSRMKQFRAMNKLKKLALKVIAQNMSEEEIKGLKAMFINMDTDNSGYLTYEELKTGLAQLGSKLTEVEVMQLMEAADFDGDGTIDYTEFITATMHRHRLETEENILRAFRYFDKDSSGYITTDELEAAMMEYGVADENSIKEILSEVDTDNDGRINYDEFCTMMKGGTSTQPNRCSFSIS, from the exons GAAAGGTGTACCATGATGTGGCTGGCAGTGCTTACTACGTCGCTCCTGAAGTACTGGAGAGAAATTACGGAAAGGAGTCGGACATATGGAGTGCAGGGATTATACTGTACATCTTACTCTGTGGTGTACCTCCTTTCTGGGCTG AAACTGAGAATGGCATATTTGATGCAATATTGAAGGGAAAAATTGACTTTGAAAGTGATCCATGGCCGTCTATATCAAGCAGTGCAAAGGACCTCGTCACTAAAATGTTAAATCCCGATCCTAAGAAGCGGATTACCCCTGAAGAAGTTCTTG CACACCCTTGGATGATAGAAGGCGGAGATGCATCAGACAAGCCTATTGATAGTGCTGTACTTTCTAGAATGAAACAGTTCAGGGCAATGAATAAGCTGAAGAAACTTGCTCTCAAG GTCATTGCACAAAATATGTCTGAAGAGGAAATCAAAGGTCTTAAAGCCATGTTCATTAACATGGACACGGACAACAGCGGCTACTTAACTTACGAAGAGCTTAAAACAGGGCTGGCTCAACTCGGGTCAAAGCTCACCGAGGTTGAAGTCATGCAACTTATGGAAGCT GCTGATTTTGATGGCGATGGAACTATTGACTATACCGAGTTCATCACAGCAACAATGCATAGACACAGATTGGAAACTGAGGAAAATATCTTGAGAGCTTTTCGATATTTTGACAAGGACAGCAGTGG TTACATCACAACGGACGAGTTGGAAGCGGCCATGATGGAATATGGAGTCGCCGATGAAAACTCCATCAAAGAAATCCTTTCTGAAGTTGATACAGACAAT GATGGACGAATCAATTATGACGAATTTTGTACAATGATGAAAGGCGGTACAAGTACACAACCCAACAGATGTAGTTTTTCTATTTCGTGA
- the LOC141595952 gene encoding calcium-dependent protein kinase 33-like isoform X3: MIKAADFGLSVFIEEGKVYHDVAGSAYYVAPEVLERNYGKESDIWSAGIILYILLCGVPPFWAETENGIFDAILKGKIDFESDPWPSISSSAKDLVTKMLNPDPKKRITPEEVLAHPWMIEGGDASDKPIDSAVLSRMKQFRAMNKLKKLALKVIAQNMSEEEIKGLKAMFINMDTDNSGYLTYEELKTGLAQLGSKLTEVEVMQLMEAADFDGDGTIDYTEFITATMHRHRLETEENILRAFRYFDKDSSGYITTDELEAAMMEYGVADENSIKEILSEVDTDNDGRINYDEFCTMMKGGTSTQPNRCSFSIS, encoded by the exons GAAAGGTGTACCATGATGTGGCTGGCAGTGCTTACTACGTCGCTCCTGAAGTACTGGAGAGAAATTACGGAAAGGAGTCGGACATATGGAGTGCAGGGATTATACTGTACATCTTACTCTGTGGTGTACCTCCTTTCTGGGCTG AAACTGAGAATGGCATATTTGATGCAATATTGAAGGGAAAAATTGACTTTGAAAGTGATCCATGGCCGTCTATATCAAGCAGTGCAAAGGACCTCGTCACTAAAATGTTAAATCCCGATCCTAAGAAGCGGATTACCCCTGAAGAAGTTCTTG CACACCCTTGGATGATAGAAGGCGGAGATGCATCAGACAAGCCTATTGATAGTGCTGTACTTTCTAGAATGAAACAGTTCAGGGCAATGAATAAGCTGAAGAAACTTGCTCTCAAG GTCATTGCACAAAATATGTCTGAAGAGGAAATCAAAGGTCTTAAAGCCATGTTCATTAACATGGACACGGACAACAGCGGCTACTTAACTTACGAAGAGCTTAAAACAGGGCTGGCTCAACTCGGGTCAAAGCTCACCGAGGTTGAAGTCATGCAACTTATGGAAGCT GCTGATTTTGATGGCGATGGAACTATTGACTATACCGAGTTCATCACAGCAACAATGCATAGACACAGATTGGAAACTGAGGAAAATATCTTGAGAGCTTTTCGATATTTTGACAAGGACAGCAGTGG TTACATCACAACGGACGAGTTGGAAGCGGCCATGATGGAATATGGAGTCGCCGATGAAAACTCCATCAAAGAAATCCTTTCTGAAGTTGATACAGACAAT GATGGACGAATCAATTATGACGAATTTTGTACAATGATGAAAGGCGGTACAAGTACACAACCCAACAGATGTAGTTTTTCTATTTCGTGA